From a single Nicotiana tabacum cultivar K326 chromosome 8, ASM71507v2, whole genome shotgun sequence genomic region:
- the LOC107832742 gene encoding gamma aminobutyrate transaminase 3, chloroplastic-like isoform X1 — MAKITSLIGSGIIAATNQVGSRVKHIPVVSNLQKQIVCDPKQIRWSSTETSLKNDISSADIRGYKGHDMLAPFTAGWQTTDVDPLVIQKSEGSYVYDINGKKYLDALAGLWCTALGGNEPRLVAAATKQLNQLPFYHSFWNRTTKPSLDLATELLDLFTANKMAKAFFTNSGSEANDTQVKLVWYYNNALGRPDKKKFIARIKSYHGSTLISASLSGLPALHQKFDLPAPFVLHTDCPHYWRYHLPGETEEEFSTRLANNLENLILKEGPETIAAFIAEPVMGAGGVIPPPATYFDKIQAIVKKYDILFIADEVICGFGRLGTTFGCEKYNIKPDLVSVAKALSSGYMPIGAVLVSPEVSDVINSQSNKLGTFSHGFTYSGHPVSCVVALETLKIYKERNIIEQVNRISPKFQEGLKAFSDSPIVGETRGTGLLHGTEFTDNKSPNDPFPPEWGIGAYFGAQCEKYGMLVRVAGDNIMMSPPYILSLKEIDELIVKYGKALKDTEKRVEELKSQNK, encoded by the exons ATGGCAAAGATTACTAGTCTAATTGGATCTGGGATCATAGCAGCCACTAACCAG GTCGGTTCCCGTGTAAAGCATATTCCTGTTGTTAGCAATTTGCAGAAACAAATCGTTTGCGATCCTAAACAGATTAGATGGAGTAGCACTGAAACATCTTTGAAGAATGATATTTCATCAGCTGACATTAGAGG ATATAAGGGACATGATATGTTGGCACCCTTCACTGCCGGGTGGCAGACTACTGATGTGGATCCTTTAGTCATACAAAAGTCCGAG GGTTCTTATGTTTATGACATAAATGGGAAGAAGTATCTTGATGCTCTAGCTGGTTTGTGGTGCACAGCTTTAG GGGGAAATGAGCCTCGTCTTGTTGCCGCTGCAACTAAACAACTCAATCAGTTGCCCTTTTACCATTCGTTTTGGAATCGTACCACAAAGCCTTCTTTG GATCTGGCAACAGAACTCCTGGATTTGTTTACTGCAAATAAAATGGCGAAAGCTTTCTTCACAAATAGCGGATCAGAAGCTAATGACACTCAG GTGAAGCTGGTATGGTATTACAACAATGCGCTTGGGAGGCCAGATAAAAAGAAATTTATTGCTCGAATAAAATC ATACCATGGATCTACTCTCATTTCCGCCAGTCTCTCTGG TCTTCCTGCATTACATCAGAAATTTGATTTGCCGGCTCCATTTGTTCTGCACACTGACTGCCCTCATTATTGGCGCTATCATTTGCCAG GTGAGACGGAAGAGGAGTTCTCGACAAGATTGGCCAATAATTTGGAAAATCTTATACTCAAAGAGGGTCCTGAAACA ATAGCTGCTTTCATTGCCGAACCAGTCATGGGGGCAGGAGGTGTCATACCTCCTCCGGCAACCTATTTCGATAAG ATCCAAGCTATAGTCAAGAAGTATGACATTCTTTTCATTGCGGATGAGGTTATATGTGGATTTGGAAGGCTTGGGACAACGTTCGGCTGTGAAAAATACAACATTAAACCTGATCTTGTCTCTGTAGCAAAG GCTCTTTCTTCTGGATATATGCCAATCGGCGCAGTCCTTGTAAGCCCTGAAGTTTCTGATGTCATAAATTCTCAAAGCAACAAACTTG GTACATTTTCACATGGATTTACTTACTCCGGGCACCCTGTCTCGTGTGTGGTTGCCTTGGAAACACTCAAGATATACAA GGAAAGAAATATTATCGAGCAAGTAAACAGAATATCACCAAAGTTCCAAGAAGGTTTGAAAGCATTCTCTGATAGTCCCATAGTCGGGGAG ACAAGGGGAACTGGTTTGCTACATGGTACAGAGTTTACAGATAACAAATCTCCGAACGATCCTTTTCCACCTGAATGGG GTATTGGTGCATATTTTGGAGCACAGTGTGAGAAGTACGGGATGTTAGTACGTGTTGCTGGTGATAACATAATGATGTCTCCTCCATATATTTTGAGTTTAAAAGAAATTGATGAG TTGATAGTCAAATATGGGAAAGCACTTAAGGATACTGAAAAGAGAGTTGAAGAACTCAAGTCCCAGAACAAGTAA
- the LOC107832742 gene encoding gamma aminobutyrate transaminase 3, chloroplastic-like isoform X2 — MAKITSLIGSGIIAATNQVGSRVKHIPVVSNLQKQIVCDPKQIRWSSTETSLKNDISSADIRGYKGHDMLAPFTAGWQTTDVDPLVIQKSEGSYVYDINGKKYLDALAGLWCTALGGNEPRLVAAATKQLNQLPFYHSFWNRTTKPSLDLATELLDLFTANKMAKAFFTNSGSEANDTQVKLVWYYNNALGRPDKKKFIARIKSYHGSTLISASLSGLPALHQKFDLPAPFVLHTDCPHYWRYHLPGETEEEFSTRLANNLENLILKEAAFIAEPVMGAGGVIPPPATYFDKIQAIVKKYDILFIADEVICGFGRLGTTFGCEKYNIKPDLVSVAKALSSGYMPIGAVLVSPEVSDVINSQSNKLGTFSHGFTYSGHPVSCVVALETLKIYKERNIIEQVNRISPKFQEGLKAFSDSPIVGETRGTGLLHGTEFTDNKSPNDPFPPEWGIGAYFGAQCEKYGMLVRVAGDNIMMSPPYILSLKEIDELIVKYGKALKDTEKRVEELKSQNK, encoded by the exons ATGGCAAAGATTACTAGTCTAATTGGATCTGGGATCATAGCAGCCACTAACCAG GTCGGTTCCCGTGTAAAGCATATTCCTGTTGTTAGCAATTTGCAGAAACAAATCGTTTGCGATCCTAAACAGATTAGATGGAGTAGCACTGAAACATCTTTGAAGAATGATATTTCATCAGCTGACATTAGAGG ATATAAGGGACATGATATGTTGGCACCCTTCACTGCCGGGTGGCAGACTACTGATGTGGATCCTTTAGTCATACAAAAGTCCGAG GGTTCTTATGTTTATGACATAAATGGGAAGAAGTATCTTGATGCTCTAGCTGGTTTGTGGTGCACAGCTTTAG GGGGAAATGAGCCTCGTCTTGTTGCCGCTGCAACTAAACAACTCAATCAGTTGCCCTTTTACCATTCGTTTTGGAATCGTACCACAAAGCCTTCTTTG GATCTGGCAACAGAACTCCTGGATTTGTTTACTGCAAATAAAATGGCGAAAGCTTTCTTCACAAATAGCGGATCAGAAGCTAATGACACTCAG GTGAAGCTGGTATGGTATTACAACAATGCGCTTGGGAGGCCAGATAAAAAGAAATTTATTGCTCGAATAAAATC ATACCATGGATCTACTCTCATTTCCGCCAGTCTCTCTGG TCTTCCTGCATTACATCAGAAATTTGATTTGCCGGCTCCATTTGTTCTGCACACTGACTGCCCTCATTATTGGCGCTATCATTTGCCAG GTGAGACGGAAGAGGAGTTCTCGACAAGATTGGCCAATAATTTGGAAAATCTTATACTCAAAGAGG CTGCTTTCATTGCCGAACCAGTCATGGGGGCAGGAGGTGTCATACCTCCTCCGGCAACCTATTTCGATAAG ATCCAAGCTATAGTCAAGAAGTATGACATTCTTTTCATTGCGGATGAGGTTATATGTGGATTTGGAAGGCTTGGGACAACGTTCGGCTGTGAAAAATACAACATTAAACCTGATCTTGTCTCTGTAGCAAAG GCTCTTTCTTCTGGATATATGCCAATCGGCGCAGTCCTTGTAAGCCCTGAAGTTTCTGATGTCATAAATTCTCAAAGCAACAAACTTG GTACATTTTCACATGGATTTACTTACTCCGGGCACCCTGTCTCGTGTGTGGTTGCCTTGGAAACACTCAAGATATACAA GGAAAGAAATATTATCGAGCAAGTAAACAGAATATCACCAAAGTTCCAAGAAGGTTTGAAAGCATTCTCTGATAGTCCCATAGTCGGGGAG ACAAGGGGAACTGGTTTGCTACATGGTACAGAGTTTACAGATAACAAATCTCCGAACGATCCTTTTCCACCTGAATGGG GTATTGGTGCATATTTTGGAGCACAGTGTGAGAAGTACGGGATGTTAGTACGTGTTGCTGGTGATAACATAATGATGTCTCCTCCATATATTTTGAGTTTAAAAGAAATTGATGAG TTGATAGTCAAATATGGGAAAGCACTTAAGGATACTGAAAAGAGAGTTGAAGAACTCAAGTCCCAGAACAAGTAA